A stretch of Leptospira hartskeerlii DNA encodes these proteins:
- a CDS encoding YbaN family protein produces the protein MAEQKDYSHEVKLHRYGFVRYLLIIIGTISLILGIIGIFTPVLPTTPFLLLTAACYARASQKFYNWLMNNKYFGSFIRDWRIHKAIPLKAKIISVSTIVITMTISAIFAPIIYVRIGMAIIGICVIFYILRFPTKKEEIAE, from the coding sequence TTGGCAGAACAAAAGGACTATAGCCACGAAGTAAAACTTCATAGATATGGATTCGTTCGTTATTTATTGATCATAATAGGAACTATATCCTTAATTTTGGGAATTATCGGGATTTTTACACCGGTTTTGCCTACTACACCATTCTTACTTTTAACCGCAGCTTGTTACGCAAGAGCTTCTCAGAAATTCTATAATTGGCTGATGAATAATAAATATTTCGGAAGTTTTATCAGAGATTGGAGGATCCATAAGGCGATCCCACTTAAAGCAAAGATCATCTCCGTTTCTACAATCGTGATCACTATGACTATCAGTGCGATATTCGCTCCGATCATCTATGTTCGGATTGGAATGGCAATAATTGGTATATGTGTAATTTTTTATATTCTTCGCTTTCCCACTAAAAAGGAAGAAATAGCGGAATAA